Genomic segment of Apium graveolens cultivar Ventura chromosome 7, ASM990537v1, whole genome shotgun sequence:
TCCTTGCTCAAATCATTCGATTAAGAACACAATTTCCTGATcataatataaagaaaataagaTCGGATAATGCAGGAGAATTTACATCCCAATGTTTTAATGATTATTGTATGTCAGTTGGGATTGAAGTGTAACATTATGTTGCCCACATACACACTCTAAATGGTCTAGCCGAATCTTTCATTAAGAGATATGTTGTTGGCGCGAGTAATCCAAGAAGAAGTGTTATATACATTAAGTGTATGACTCTTAGCCTTTCAGctttttttatcatttttataCATATCTTTGACCTTTCACTTATTTGTAACTTACAAAATTTCAGcctatataaattttataaacgTGTTTAGATGGATAGTAATCTCCCTCTCTATTATTATATACCTTTTCTCAAGTTCTATCTTTATacatttatattatatatataagataACTGATATTTTCGAccatttataaaaaaaatgttatttttaacATTATATTTATTTGTATAACAGTTAGGGAGGAAAGTTTAGAAAggaatattaaaaaaattgaaaagaagaaaaagaagccaacaTTGTTGATGGAGTCGGAGAAGAGAATGCCACTGAGTGAACAACAAGAATGGTCCGACATCATTCCGGTTACCCAAAACGACGGCCCTAATCCGGTGGTTCCGATCTCATACTCTGATGAATTTGCGGAAACTATGGATTATTTCAGAGCTGTTTACTTAGCTGATGAACGATCTCCACGTTCTCTTAAACTCACTGCTCTTGCTATTCGACTCAATGCCGGAAATTACACTGTAATTAcacaatctctctctctctcccctacctctcgctctctctctctctctctctctctctccctatccctctccctctccctctctcgcCCTCTCtatctcgctctctctctctctcccccccctctctccctctccctctccctctccctctccctctccgTCTCCCCCTCTCGCTGTATATGTTTTGCCAATTTGTTGAATGGGGTAAGTTTCCTAGTTGTGATTTGCATCTGGGTTGTTTAGGGTTTTGTGAATTTTATTGTTTTGGTTGTGATTAGTGATTTTAAGGGTGCCCGTGTCGAATTCACTTGCAATACTCGACTTTGTAACCTAATTTCTGCACTTTGACAACTCAATCATGAAGCTGTGAGTCTTGGTTTTGTTTTAAGTGTTGTTCAGTATAATCTTGAAAGTTATGATGAGTTCATCTTTACAttggcttaagttctgataagagAAAACAATTCCTTTGCAGGTATGGCAATTTAGGCGTCTGATTCTTGAGGTGCTTAATGTTGACTTGAATGAGGAGTTGGATTTTGTTGATAACATTGCCAGCAATAACCCCAAGAACTATCAGATATGGTGAGCCATGGCTAAGTTAATCGTTTCCATTTATTCTTCTCTTAGAAGTGTTTCATGGTTGGTGCATAAGTAATATTTAAGATTAAGAATACTCTATATTGGGGAAAAGGCCAAAAATACCGACTTATAAGGAGAAACTGACAAAAATACCTAGTTCTGGAAAGGAGGCCATATTTACCAAGCTTGTTACGCATCTGGAGAAGGGGTGTTGCATATACACATTTCATTTCAGATATGAGTAACAGACATTATATGCATTTAATATACACGTAATAGAAGGTAATACGCATTATTGATTAGAGTAGTACGTGTTTCACATTTCATATACGGGTACTATATATACAAGTAATATATACAAAAACCCAACATCTGATGAGGAACGAGAATAAAGAATTTTTATATATGTGTTATTAATTAGTTTATATTTATTTAGTGTAAATATACATTATGTATTTATCTATATGTTTTATATGTGGGGTTAAGAGTTTATTAGTTCAGTAGTTTATTTATAATAAAACCCAATTGTTTATGGGCCTTAGTCCATTAGGTTTAATACTAGAGTTTTATAGTCTATATAAGTGATGTAATCCCCCACATTATTACTTAGCTTTGATTATACATCTTTCTTGGGAATAATATTGAATAATTATTCTTGGGAATCGTATAATTCACTGCTTTAATCTTTTTATCGTGTTTTGTTTAATATATCGCTGTTTCTTTAAATCTGTCCTGCATCAACATCAACACACCTCCATGATCGTTGACCGAAGGCATAAGTCAGTCATTGCAACACCACCACaacacactctctctctctctctctctctctcctgaCTTCTACCTTCTCTCCGATACAACTCACTCTCTCTTATCTCTTTCTAAATGTTTATATACATCATATCTAAATACATACAAACAATTTTATTCACCGCCACGATTTATCGAAGTTCGTCGCCGGAGAAGTTTTTTTGTGGTATTCTTCCAAATACGTAATACGCATTTCAAAAGGAAGTATTAGGCGGGTATTAATGGCCAAACAAACAGGAAAGCGTTAGTTTGGTAACAGTAGACATAAATTGTAGTAATATTGTCATTTTTCTGTATATTGCTATCTAGTATCTAGTGCGATATACTTTAGTTTTTATTCTATGTGAAATAGTGGCAGATAAAAGGAGTTGCAAGTTAAGATGGCTGCTGAATTCGCTCATCTGTAGCCAACTTTTTCAACTCTCTAACTGATCCTTCAGAATCATAGTTGTTTTTTACTCTAAAATCTAAATACCTCGAATTCTCATCAACTTATATCCGAATCTTGAAATTCAAGAGAATGACATGCCTCAGAGATTAAACATACGCCTTTACTTTTAATGTGTCTACTTTTCAGTTATATTCTCTATAATTCAGTTTTACAGTTTTTCTTTCTTTTAAATATCTGGTGAAATTGTTGTACACAATACGGCATCCAAATACTGGATAATCTTTGTTACATATTATGTGATGGTTTGAGGATGGTTAAACGTTATGACACACATTAATAATAATAGCGAACATAGGCTAGACGATATTGAAATAAGAAATTATTACAATTGTTACAATGGTCGAAAGATGTTTATTTAAAATAGAATTAGGAAAAGAAGAATAGATAGCTAAAGCATTCTTTCCTAGCTCTTTTCAGTagtgtttcttcttcttcttttttaaaataatacCAAAATACATCTGTAATTATTAGCAAAAATACTACTCTGAAACTTATTTGCAACTCTACTATCCCTTCCCCCTAAACGATTTGCAAAAATACGGCATGCAACCAATTGCAATTGAAATCAACTTTTTTATAAGATTTTTAAATGAGTTGGAGTTGCATTGGAAGTTGTTTATTATTGGTAGAGCCTAAAAAAGAGGAGTGTCATTGAGAAAATTTATAGATGCACTGATTCTTAGACAGTGGACGTCAGCTATGGAGACAATATATAATAATAGGGCATATCTACAATCAAAAAAATTTTGAACTCATTGAAAAAGGAGATAATAAAAACTAAAAGAAGCCGACTTAATACGAAATAGTTTGTGCAAAGTCTGTGTTGTGCACAGGCTTTCCAATCTAAGAGAATATGCCCTTtggtgaaaggcatatgttaatGTTGTAGTTGTAGATTTAGTTGTATTTGAGTTTGTACAAGTCTCTGTTGTAAAAAGTGCTTCTGTCTTTCACCAGTATATGTCTCCTTTTATGATAGGAAAAATGTTTCTTTATGGATAGTAAGATATCACGATTCACAAGGGAAGGTAACACATGAGTTGGATGAGATGAGTATTAGAAAGTTTTGCGTGAGAACAAAAAACGAAAAAGAAAGAGTTGGCCAATATTAGACTTTGAAGGAACACAATAGTCAAAAGTCATACAATGGGTATAAAATATGAAACTTTACAATCTTTAAGGTTCTTTGCCCTGTATTTAGTTTTCTTTTGAAGATTCTTAAACTGTTTTGTTTCACCTAATTATGGAACTTGATCAAGATGCTATCCATATTTGCACCCTTTTACATTTAATAATAGTAATACTGTCGTCTCTCCCTCGCTCCCTTCCTTTTTCACCCACACACTCATACAAATATACCTACTTTGCTCTATTGAAGTTTGAGCGAGCTTAATATATTACGTTTTTCTATCGAATATAAATGAACATTGGTATCATCCATTTTCTTGATGTCAGGCATCATAGGAGGTGGCTTGCTGAGAAGCTCGGAAAAGGAAGTTTGAGTAGAGAACTTGAGTTCACAAGGACTATATTCTTCCATGATGCAAAGAATTATCATGCTTGGTCCCATCGACAGGTGAATAATGGGTACTTGTTTTTTAATAAATGAGAGAAGACTCCCATCATTAATTGCACCGTTGATAAATTTATAATACGGTCTATTTGTATATACTTaaatgtgattttttttttatctttGTGCTACAGCCTGCTTCATGTAGCCCTTTTAAGTTTTTTCCTTTTAGTGAATTTGACTGAAAACGGGTTTTATATGCTGCGGGCTATGGAAAATTTCAAATGTGATAGTTTTCAGTAATGTGCTACATGATGTAGCCTCTATAGGTTTTATCGTTCTGGTGAAAGTATGACTGACAACAGGTTTCTATCTGCAGTGGGTTCTGCAGAATCTTGGTGGGTGGGAAGATGAACTTGCTTATTGTCAGAAACTGCTTGAGGAAGATGTTTTTAATAATTCTGCTTGGAATCAGGTATGATTATAAACTTATACATACAGCTACGTATCTCACTGTCTGATGGTACTGGTAATTAGGCATGCATTCACTATGGAGATTGTTCAGGTTTTATTATTGATCTCTTAATTGTTTTCCCTCGAAAACTTGTATATTCAGTTACTTTCTGGAATTTAACTTATCATCTTCACATTACCATAGATGACTAACAGTTTTATGTATTCACAAAATGATATGGCACAATTCCATACATGTCTTCTCTCATTGTATTATTTAAAACTAAAGATTTTTGCATACTGTTTGTCTTTCAATTATTAGTTTTGACACCAATTATAGTATACATAGTGTTTGCTTAGACCTCCTTAGCAACAAGAAAATTACGAAATTGAGATCCTGTCTAAACACATGAATTTTCAGCTATTGCAtttaatattttctcaaatcaTGTTTTGTGCAGAGATACTTTGTTGTCACAAAATCCCCTCTCCTTGGGGGTCTGGAATCCATGAGGGAGTCAGAAGTCACTTACACAGTCGAAACAATTCTAGCCAATCCAGAGAATGAAAGCCCATGGAGATACTTGAGAGGCCTTTACAAAGGTTCTATGCAGTCGTTAGTAGATGACCCACAAGTCTCCTCAGTATGTTTAAAGGTTTTGACAGCCAACAACTACTCTGTTTTCGCTTTAAGTATGATTTTGGATCTTCTGAGCCATGGTTATGAACCGAACCAGGAGTTGACGCATGCGATAGAAGCTCTAACTTCAGATTCACAACCTCCAGACTCGAATGTTGCAAAAAGGATCTGTTCTGTTCTGGAAAAAGTCGATTTTATGCGAGTTAATTACTGGAAGTGGCGGAAGAGTTCACTCCCTGCTCAAACAGTTTAAAATATATCGAGCAATTGATTTGATGAAAGCCTCTATGTTTTAATCTAACTGACTAGATAAGAGAGTAACCTGATATAATGTTCAAATCTGAGATATATGCTGCAGTTCTAGCTGCTTTGAATGTAGTATTATTGCTGTTAAAGTTATAACTTGTTTGCTGCCCATGCATGTTGCAATCATTGGGTAGGGGCGGAAAAAGAGTTTTGAGCAGAAAATTGGCACACTTTCATTTTTCATATTAGTCATTGATTGTTGATTTTATTAGGTTTGTGATACATAGTATTGATGAAGGTGTTCATTTTGCCTGGTTTGATTTGGACAGTGTAAAATTTATATGAAGTTGCATTtgtattaaaaaaaaatcaatttgtTTAGTTTCGAGCTACGTATAAGAGATGTTGTAACTTCAGAGACATCCCTCCTGAGCTCGAAGATTGCAAAAACTGTGTGTTTAGTTCTGGAGAAGTTAGATAATTTGCAGAGTAAATTTGTTTAAGTGGCAGGATTTTGTTCACTCCCTGCTCAACACAGTTTAAACTGTGAGGAAATGATGTGATGATTCTTTTATCTATGTCTTGATCTGACCGATTAGAGGAAGTTGAAGCGGCTTTTGATGTTGTATAATGGCTTTTCTAACATTGGCTGTGAAAACCTAACTCAGATGTATTGCTGGATTCATGTTGTTTTATGTATGTTGTTGCAGTTTAGACGCACACTTGAGAATACTTTTCAAATTAAGTCATGTTTATGTGTTGAATGGGAGGATTGTGAATTGATGTTTTTAAAGCTGTTGTTGGTGCTTAACCATACAACTTACTTAATGACTTAGTTCCGTATAATGGAACTTATGATTCAGTAGTTGAAGAGATTCAAGAAGCCATTCACAACATGGACCCGGGTTTCCTCAGCACATATCAACTTATA
This window contains:
- the LOC141672972 gene encoding protein farnesyltransferase/geranylgeranyltransferase type-1 subunit alpha produces the protein MESEKRMPLSEQQEWSDIIPVTQNDGPNPVVPISYSDEFAETMDYFRAVYLADERSPRSLKLTALAIRLNAGNYTVWQFRRLILEVLNVDLNEELDFVDNIASNNPKNYQIWHHRRWLAEKLGKGSLSRELEFTRTIFFHDAKNYHAWSHRQWVLQNLGGWEDELAYCQKLLEEDVFNNSAWNQRYFVVTKSPLLGGLESMRESEVTYTVETILANPENESPWRYLRGLYKGSMQSLVDDPQVSSVCLKVLTANNYSVFALSMILDLLSHGYEPNQELTHAIEALTSDSQPPDSNVAKRICSVLEKVDFMRVNYWKWRKSSLPAQTV